A window of Solanum stenotomum isolate F172 chromosome 3, ASM1918654v1, whole genome shotgun sequence contains these coding sequences:
- the LOC125859187 gene encoding CBL-interacting protein kinase 5-like, whose protein sequence is MMSTKSAKTEKKGTILMHNYEIGKLLGQGTFAKVYHARNLKTGQYVAVKVIDKEKVVKVGLIDQIKREISVMRLIRHPNVIELYEEMASKTKNYFAMEYVRGGEFFNKVSKGRLRESAARKYFHQLIASVDFCHSRGVYHKDLKPENILLDETGNLKVSDFGLSCLFDTKRQDGLFHTMCGTPAYVAPEVINKRGYDSEKADIWSCGVILFVLLAGYLPFHDTNLMEMYKKISKGIFKCPEYFPYEVKKLLSRILDPNPFSRITLAKLMDNNWFKKGFKQIDKPLVLDQEHDDDSPRSVFDIVDDSDAECSSRHKKQSSSTIMKPTYCLNAFDIISLSPGFDLSSLFKKDKSHRSDARFTTQKSASTIVSRLEEVASMGSFKVKKKDGTVKMQGSKEGRKGQLAIDAEIFEITPAFHVVQVTKKSGDTAEYRNFCDQG, encoded by the exons ATGATGAGCACGAAGAGCGCGAAAACGGAGAAAAAAGGGACAATTTTGATGCATAATTATGAGATTGGTAAATTGTTAGGCCAAGGCACATTTGCCAAAGTATATCATGCAAGGAACCTAAAAACAGGACAATATGTAGCTGTTAAGGTAATTGacaaagaaaaagttgtgaaagttggCCTAATTGACCAAATCAAACGTGAAATTTCTGTTATGAGACTAATTAGACATCCAAATGTTATTGAACTTTATGAAGAAATGGCtagcaaaacaaaaaattattttgcaatgGAATATGTTAGAGGTGGTGAATTCTTCAATAAGGTTTCTAAAGGGAGGCTTAGGGAATCAGCAGCGCGAAAATACTTTCACCAATTAATCGCGTCTGTTGATTTCTGTCATAGTCGAGGGGTATATCATAAGGACTTGAAACCTGAAAACATACTCCTGGATGAAACTGGAAACCTAAAGGTTTCTGATTTTGGGTTGAGTTGTCTTTTCGATACGAAAAGACAAGATGGACTCTTCCACACGATGTGTGGAACTCCAGCATATGTCGCGCCAGAGGTCATAAATAAGAGAGGATATGATAGCGAAAAGGCGGATATTTGGTCGTGTGGGGTGATTTTGTTTGTATTGTTAGCTGGTTATCTTCCATTTCATGACACAAATTTAATGGAAATGTATAAGAAAATTAGTAAAGGGATATTTAAATGCCCTGAATATTTTCCATATGAAGTGAAAAAACTACTTTCAAGAATTCTTGATCCAAATCCATTTTCAAGAATCACATTAGCTAAGCTAATGGACAATAATTGGTTCAAGAAAGGATTCAAACAAATTGATAAACCACTAGTTTTGGATCAAGAACACGACGATGATTCACCTCGTAGTGTTTTTGATATTGTGGATGATTCGGATGCAGAGTGTTCTTCAAGACACAAAAAACAGAGTTCATCAACAATAATGAAGCCTACTTATTGTTTGAATGCTTTCGATATCATTTCTCTTTCTCCTGGTTTTGATCTCTCTAGCTTGTTCAAGAAAGATAAGAGTCATAGGTCGGATGCTAGATTCACGACACAAAAGTCTGCATCCACTATTGTCTCGAGGCTAGAGGAAGTAGCTTCAATGGGTAGTTTTAAG GTGAAGAAAAAAGACGGGACGGTGAAAATGCAAGGAAGCAAAGAAGGGAGAAAAGGGCAATTAGCAATTGATGCAGAGATATTTGAGATTACTCCAGCTTTCCATGTTGTACAAGTGACAAAAAAATCAGGAGATACTGCAGAATACAGGAACTTTTGTGATCAAGGA